Proteins encoded by one window of Papio anubis isolate 15944 chromosome 7, Panubis1.0, whole genome shotgun sequence:
- the PNP gene encoding purine nucleoside phosphorylase, with the protein MENGYTYEDYKNTAEWLLSHTKHRPQVAIICGSGLGGLTDKLTEAQIFDYSEIPNFPQSTVPGHVGRLVFGFLNGKACVIMQGRFHMYEGYSLWKVTFPVRVFHLLGVDTLVVTNAAGGLNPKFEVGDIMLIRDHINLPGFSGQNPLRGPNDERFGVRFPAMSDAYDRTMRQRALSMWKQMGEQRELQEGTYVMLAGPSFETVAESRLLQKLGADAVGMSTVPEVIVARHCGLRVFGFSLITNKVIMDYESLEKANHEEVLAAGKQATQKLEQLVSILMASIPPPDKAS; encoded by the exons ATGGAGAACGG ATACACATATGAAGATTATAAGAACACTGCAGAATGGCTTCTGTCTCACACTAAGCACCGACCTCAAGTTGCAATAATCTGTGGTTCTGGATTAGGAGGTCTGACTGATAAATTAACTGAGGCCCAGATCTTTGACTACAGTGAAATCCCCAACTTTCCCCAAAGTACAG TGCCAGGTCATGTTGGCCGACTGGTGTTTGGGTTCCTGAATGGCAAAGCCTGTGTGATAATGCAGGGCAGGTTCCATATGTATGAAGGGTACTCGCTCTGGAAG GTGACATTCCCAGTGAGGGTTTTCCACCTTCTGGGTGTGGACACCCTGGTGGTCACCAATGCAGCAGGAGGGCTGAACCCCAAGTTTGAGGTTGGAGATATCATGCTGATCCGTGACCATATCAACCTACCTGGTTTCAGTGGTCAGAACCCTCTCAGAGGGCCCAATGATGAAAG GTTTGGAGTTCGTTTCCCTGCCATGTCTGATGCCTACGACCGGACTATGAGGCAGAGGGCTCTCAGTATGTGGAAACAAATGGGGGAGCAACGTGAGCTACAGGAAGGCACCTATGTGATGCTGGCAGGCCCCAGCTTTGAGACTGTGGCAGAATCTCGTCTGCTGCAGAAGCTGGGAGCAGATGCTGTTG GCATGAGTACAGTACCAGAAGTTATCGTTGCACGGCACTGTGGACTTCGAGTCTTCGGCTTCTCACTCATCACCAACAAGGTCATCATGGATTATGAAAGCCTGGAGAAGGCCAACCATGAAGAAGTATTAGCAGCTGGCAAACAAGCTACACAGAAATTGGAACAGTTGGTCTCCATTCTTATGGCCAGCATTCCACCCCCTGACAAAGCCAGTTGA